In Methanocaldococcus sp. FS406-22, the genomic stretch CTATGCCTATGCCTCTCATAAACCTCCCTTCTTCCATACAACTTATAAGCCAATGTTCCCTCCTTCAATATTGCTGGATAAGCCCCCAACCTCATTGTTCCTCCTTTTGCATCAATCTCTTTTTGCTCTGGTAATAAATCAACTACTGGATATTTAGTGTTTTCATCAAACTCAGTTGAGTTAGCTCCTTCTAACCCACAAACATTCCTTGCAAACTCTATAACCGCACACTGCATTCCCATGCAGATACCTAAGAATGGTATATCATTCTCCCTTGCATATTTTATGGCGTTAATTTTGCCCTCAACTCCTCTGTCTCCAAATCCTCCCGGGACTAAGATACCATCTAATTGGTTATTCTCTCTATATCTGTCCAATATTTCTTCAAACTCCTCATTTTCCAATCTTTCAGAGTGTATCCAATTTATATTAACTTTGGTATCATTCTTAGCTCCAGCATGAATTAATGCTTCAGTTATACTTAAATAAGCATCTTTCAACTCAACATACTTTCCAACTATACCAATAGTTATTTCATTCAATGGGTTTATAACCCTATCAACAAATCTTCTCCACTCCTTTAAATCTGGCTCTCTATCTGGGAGGTTTAGTTTTTTAGTTACCAATTTACCTAAACCTTCTTTTTCTAAATTGAGAGGGACTTCATAGATTGTTCTTGCGTCCCTTGCCTCAATAACTGCATCTTTATCAACATCACAAAATAGAGCTAATTTCTCCCTAATTTTATCACTTATTGGCATCTCTGTTCTACAAATCAATATATCTGGCTGGATTCCAATGCTTCTTAGTTCTTTAACACTATGCTGTGTTGGTTTTGTCTTTAACTCTCCAGCGGCTTTTATATATGGCAGGAGGGAGACGTGGATATATAAAACGTTCTCCTTACCAACATCCTTTTTAAACTGCCTTATAGCCTCTAAGAATGGCAAGCTCTCAATATCTCCAACAGTCCCTCCTATCTCAACAATAGTTATATCATAACTCTCTCCAAGCCTTTTAATCCAATCCTTTATCTCATTGGTTATGTGTGGTATAACTTGAACTGTCTTTCCTAAATACTCTCCTTTTCTCTCCTTTGTTAAAACGCTCCAATATATCTTTCCAGTTGTTATGTTGTTGTTTTTTGTTAAGTTTTCATCAATAAATCTCTCATAATGTCCTAAATCTAAATCCGTCTCTCCTCCATCCTCTGTAACAAAAACTTCCCCATGCTCATAGGGAGACATTGTTCCAGCATCTATCTGCAGATATGGGTCTATCTTTATCATATTGACTTTAAATCCTCTTGCCTTCAACAATCTTCCCAGAGATGCCGCTGTAATCCCCTTTCCTAATGATGATATAACTCCTCCAGTGATAAATATAAACTTCATTCTTCCCACCCACTTTCAAATTTAAACAATTTTTAACAAAACAATAAGATAAAATAAAAAATAAAAATAATAAGGTTTTTATAAGCTACATGGATGTATAACCATAGGGCTATCGCCCTATTGGGATCCCAAATAACACCTCCGAGCGTAAGCGAGGAGGTGTAAAATTTTTGTTCTAACAGTTACAAACTACATGGATGAATAAAACCTCCTTTAATCATCAAATCAGCTAATGTTATAGCAACCATCGACTCAGCTACAGGTATAATCCTTGGGACTATAACTGGGTCATGTCTTCCCTCTATCTCAATTTCAACATTTTCTAAAGTTTTTAAATTTATAGTTCTCTGCTTTTTACCTATTGAAGGAGTTGGCTTTACGGCAATTCTTAAAACTATTGGAGTTCCACAACTAATTCCTCCCAATATGCCACCGCAGTTGTTTGTTTTAAATCTTATATTTTTGTCGTCATCGAAATACATCTCATCGTTCATCTCACTTCCATACATTTCAGCCGCTTTAAAACCAACTCCTATCTCAACACCTTTAACAGCATTTATACTCATTAATGCTCTTGCCAATTCGCCATTTAATTTATTAAATATTGGATTTCCAACTCCAACAGGGACATTCAGAGCAACTATCTCAACAATACCTCCAACACTATCTTTATTTTCCATGGCTTTTAAAACATACTCTTCCATATCTTTTTCATTCATAGAAGGGCATCTTAATGGATTGCTTTCAATAATCTCTATTAAACTCTCCAAGGACTTTTCATTCTCAAAAACTTCTGGATTTTTATAATAGCTAAAATCCCCCTCAATCTTTCCAATTTTTATAGTGTAGCCAACAATTTTTATGTTGTATGTGTAAGATAAAAGTTTTTTAGCAACAGCCCCTCCAATAACATGTCCTATGGTTACTCTTCCACTTGCCCGTCCTCCTCCCCTGTAATCATAATTTTTATATTTCAGCCGATAGGTTAAATCTGCATGTCCTGGCCTTGGAGTATCTTTTATTTTTGAGTAATCCTTAGGTCGCATATTTTTGTTATATACTATAGCACAAATTGGAGTTCCAGTAGTTTTTCCCTCAAAAATTCCTGATAAGATTTCAACTTTGTCCTCTTCTTTTCTTGGTGTGGAAAATATGCTCTGCCCTGGTCTTCTTCTGTTTAGCTCTTTTTGGATATCTTCCTCAGATAACGGTAGATTAGCTGGACATCCATCAACAACTGCTCCAATAGCCTTTCCATGACTTTCTCCAAAAACTGTAACTCTAAACATATCCCCATAAGTGTTCATTTAATCACCAAAAAAACTTTAATCAAATTTTAAAAACAAAAATAAAAATAAAAAGAGAGAATAAGTAATTTTATCTATATAAAACATCTAAGTGTGCTGGTTCTTTAACTTTAACTTTCTTCTTCTCCATAATCTTCTCAACTGCTTTTTTGAAATCTTCCATTGTTACATAGTCTCTAAGTTCTCTAATTGCGTTCATCCCTGCCTCTGTACAGATTGCCTTTAATTCAGCCCCTACACATCCCTCAGTCATCTTAGCTATTTCCTCCAAATTAACATCTTCAGCTAAGTTCATCTTTCTTGTGTGTATCTTTAATATCTCTAATCTACCTTTCTCATCAGGGGCTGGAACTTCAATAATTCTATCAAATCTTCCAGGTCTTAATATTGCTGGGTCTAAGATATCTGGTCTGTTTGTGGCTCCAATTATCTTAACATCTCCTCTCGCATCGAATCCATCCATCTCTGCCAACAACTGCATTAATGTTCTCTGAACTTCTCTATCTCCACCAGTTAAAGCGTCTGTTCTTTTTGCAGCAATAGCATCAATTTCATCTATAAATATGATTGATGGTGCTTTTTCTTTAGCTAATTTGAATATATCTTTAACTAATGAAGCTCCTTCTCCAATAAACTTCTTAACTAATTCAGAACCAACAACCCTTATAAATGTTGCATTTGTTTCTGTAGCAACTGCCTTAGCCAATAAAGTCTTACCAGTTCCTGGAGGCCCATATAAAAGGATACCTTTTGGTGGTTCAATTCCAACCTTTTCAAACAACTCTGGATGTTTCAATGGAAGTTCAACAACTTCTCTAATCTCTTGTATTTGCTTATCTAATCCACCAATATCTTCATATCTAACATTTGGTCTCTCATCAACTTCCATTGCTTTAGCCCTATAATCCTTATTTTCTGGCAATACATCAACAACTGTCAATGTTTGCTGATTTAAACAAACTCTCTTTCCAGGGGCTAAATCCTCTGGATTTACAAAGTGAGAGACATTAACTAAGAAACTTGGTCCAGTAGAGCTTTTAACAACTACTTTTCTCTCCCCTACTTTATCAACTACAGTCCCAACTATCAATGGAGGAACTCTCATTCTGTCTAATTCTCTTCTTAAAATTTCATTTTCTTTCATTAGCTGTAAATTCTCTCTTTCAAGTTCCTTTTTTTCTAATTCTAATTTTAGTATTCTACTTTCTAATTCTGCAATAACTGCTTTTTCTTTTAGCTGTTCTTTAAGTAAATCATTTTTTAAGTTAGAATCATCACTTATTTCCTTTTCTTCTTTAAATTCTTCAGTAAATGCTTTCTTTTCTTTCTTCAATTCAGTTGAGATAAATTCTTCAAAAACCATAATTATCACCAAGTATGTCCAAGTTAATGGAGAGCTGTATAATCATCATACTCATTAATCTATTATAGGTTATCATTTATATACGTATGTTATAATAAAAATTCTTATATTTAAATTTTGTGTCTAACTACTTAGGTCTTCATAT encodes the following:
- the pyrG gene encoding glutamine hydrolyzing CTP synthase; this translates as MKFIFITGGVISSLGKGITAASLGRLLKARGFKVNMIKIDPYLQIDAGTMSPYEHGEVFVTEDGGETDLDLGHYERFIDENLTKNNNITTGKIYWSVLTKERKGEYLGKTVQVIPHITNEIKDWIKRLGESYDITIVEIGGTVGDIESLPFLEAIRQFKKDVGKENVLYIHVSLLPYIKAAGELKTKPTQHSVKELRSIGIQPDILICRTEMPISDKIREKLALFCDVDKDAVIEARDARTIYEVPLNLEKEGLGKLVTKKLNLPDREPDLKEWRRFVDRVINPLNEITIGIVGKYVELKDAYLSITEALIHAGAKNDTKVNINWIHSERLENEEFEEILDRYRENNQLDGILVPGGFGDRGVEGKINAIKYARENDIPFLGICMGMQCAVIEFARNVCGLEGANSTEFDENTKYPVVDLLPEQKEIDAKGGTMRLGAYPAILKEGTLAYKLYGRREVYERHRHRYEVNPEYHEILENHGLTISGKSPDGRLAEFIEIDKNRYFIATQAHPEFKSRPNKPHPLFDGLVKAALGEEL
- the aroC gene encoding chorismate synthase: MNTYGDMFRVTVFGESHGKAIGAVVDGCPANLPLSEEDIQKELNRRRPGQSIFSTPRKEEDKVEILSGIFEGKTTGTPICAIVYNKNMRPKDYSKIKDTPRPGHADLTYRLKYKNYDYRGGGRASGRVTIGHVIGGAVAKKLLSYTYNIKIVGYTIKIGKIEGDFSYYKNPEVFENEKSLESLIEIIESNPLRCPSMNEKDMEEYVLKAMENKDSVGGIVEIVALNVPVGVGNPIFNKLNGELARALMSINAVKGVEIGVGFKAAEMYGSEMNDEMYFDDDKNIRFKTNNCGGILGGISCGTPIVLRIAVKPTPSIGKKQRTINLKTLENVEIEIEGRHDPVIVPRIIPVAESMVAITLADLMIKGGFIHPCSL
- a CDS encoding proteasome-activating nucleotidase; the encoded protein is MVFEEFISTELKKEKKAFTEEFKEEKEISDDSNLKNDLLKEQLKEKAVIAELESRILKLELEKKELERENLQLMKENEILRRELDRMRVPPLIVGTVVDKVGERKVVVKSSTGPSFLVNVSHFVNPEDLAPGKRVCLNQQTLTVVDVLPENKDYRAKAMEVDERPNVRYEDIGGLDKQIQEIREVVELPLKHPELFEKVGIEPPKGILLYGPPGTGKTLLAKAVATETNATFIRVVGSELVKKFIGEGASLVKDIFKLAKEKAPSIIFIDEIDAIAAKRTDALTGGDREVQRTLMQLLAEMDGFDARGDVKIIGATNRPDILDPAILRPGRFDRIIEVPAPDEKGRLEILKIHTRKMNLAEDVNLEEIAKMTEGCVGAELKAICTEAGMNAIRELRDYVTMEDFKKAVEKIMEKKKVKVKEPAHLDVLYR